In one Gopherus evgoodei ecotype Sinaloan lineage chromosome 1, rGopEvg1_v1.p, whole genome shotgun sequence genomic region, the following are encoded:
- the NDUFA9 gene encoding NADH dehydrogenase [ubiquinone] 1 alpha subcomplex subunit 9, mitochondrial yields the protein MAAAGCFRAARSLLLLPRAGSGIPASVSPVLQQHRHVHYTVIPHGRSGRSSVSGIVATVFGATGFLGRYVVNRLGRIGSQIIIPHRCDQYELMYLRPMGDLGQILFLEWDSRDKNSTRRAVEHSNVVINLVGQEWETKNFSFEDEFVNIPREIAQVTRESGVEKLIHISHLNADMKSPSKYLRNKAVGERVVREEFPDAIIMKPAEIFGREDRFFNYYANMRSFGGVPLIALGKKTEKQPVYVVDVAKAIISAIKDPDAKGKTYALTGPHRYLLYDLVDYLYATAHRYYLPYPLPRPLYHLFARFFEISPFEPWTTRDKVDRSFHSKDMKFPDLPGLEDLGIQPTPVELKAIEVLRRHRKYRWLDAELDDTKPSKTIPI from the exons gctctggcatTCCTGCCTCAGTGTCTCCTGTACTGCAGCAGCATCGTCATGTACATTATACTGTGATCCCCCATGGAAGAAGCGGGCGTTCCTCCGTTAGCGGCATTGTGGCAACTGTCTTTGGGGCCACAGGATTTCTGGGACGATATGTTGTCAACCGCCTGG GGCGTATTGGATCCCAGATAATCATACCCCATCGCTGCGATCAGTATGAGCTCATGTATCTTCGACCTatgggtgacctggggcaaattcTGTTCTTG GAATGGGACTCTAGAGACAAAAACTCTACCCGAAGAGCCGTGGAACACAGCAATGTGGTCATTAATCTTGTTGGACAAGAATGGGAAACAAA aaACTTCAGTTTTGAAGATGAATTTGTAAATATTCCTAGAGAGATTGCCCAAGTAACCAGGGAATCTGGAGTAGAAAAACTCATTCACATCTCTCACCTGAATGCTGACATGAAAAGTCCTTCCAAATACCTTAGGAATAAA GCTGTTGGAGAGAGGGTAGTGAGGGAGGAATTTCCAGACGCTATCATTATGAAGCCCGCTGAGATTTTTGGAAGAGAGGACCGTTTTTTCAATTATTATGCAA ATATGCGTTCCTTTGGTGGTGTGCCACTTATTGCTCTGGGCAAGAAAACAGAGAAGCAACCTGTATAT GTTGTTGATGTAGCCAAGGCAATTATTAGTGCAATTAAGGATCCTGATGCTAAAGGAAAAACATATGCCTTGACTGG ACCTCATCGATACCTTCTTTATGACTTGGTAGACTATCTGTATGCGACTGCCCATAGATACTATCTCCCATACCCACTCCCACGTCCTCTCTACCA TTTATTTGCAAGATTCTTTGAGATTAGTCCATTTGAACCATGGACAACGAGAGACAAAGTGGATCGG AGCTTTCATAGCAAAG acatGAAGTTCCCTGATCTTCCTGGGTTGGAGGACCTGGGCATTCAACCAACTCCTGTAGAACTAAAAGCAATTGAAGTTCTGCGCCGTCACCGCAAATATCGCTGGCTGGACGCTGAGCTGGATGACACAAAACCATCAAAGACTATTCCCATCTAA